The window GGCAGCAATGCTCGCGGATAGGTTGTCGCCTTTCACGATCGCCTGCGCCGGGCACGGAAAATCCGGCGGAATGCGGTTGCCATCGATCAGCGCGAAATGCGGAGAACTCGAAAGTCCGGCCACCGCCCGCCGCATCGCCAGGTAGGTGGCCTGAAGAATGTTGAGCCTGTCGATTTCTGCGACGCTGGCCTCGCCCAAACCGACATCGGCGGTCGCAAGAACCTCCGCCGCCAGAACTTCACGCCGCGCCTTGGAAACAAGCTTAGAATCCTTCAGCCCCACAGGTACGTTAGCCGGATCGAGAATGACGGCACAGGCGACCACCGGCCCGGCCCAAGGGCCGCGCCCTACTTCGTCGATCCCGCACACAGGCGCATCACACCGGCTCTCAAAGGCCAGGTCAGGCACGTGATACCGCGGCAATGAAGAGGTCGAGCAGATCCCTGTTGAGCACCATAGCTCTCCGCAGGCCCGAACACACATCGACCCCGAAGGGGCGGACGGCACGTATCGCCTCGACGACGTTATCAGGCCGCAGCCCGCCTGCCAGCCAAACCGGGACGGGACATTCGCGCACGATTTCGGCGCTGATTTTCCAATCATGCACACGCCCGGTGCCGCCTAGTTCTTTCACTGCCTTGTTGGGCGAGCCGCTGTCCAGCAGCAGTGCGTCCGCATGATCCCAGACGTCTCTTGCGTTGTCTACGGCGCTGGGACCGTTGACATGAATGACCTGGATGATCTGGCGCTTGGGCAATGCTTCCCGAAGCAGCCGGATATCGCGTGTGGCCACCCTATCCACCAGTTGAATGGCCGTCGTCGGGCAGCGGGTGGCATGGGCTATGATGTCGTCAGCCTGGGTTGCCGCCGTCAAAAGCGCGGTCTCCACCTGTACCGCGCGCGCGATCTCGGCGATGCGTGCATCCGGGATAGGGCCGGGGCCGGATGGCATCTCACCGACAAGGCCCAGCATGTCCGCCCCGGCAGAGAGCGCGAGTTGCGCTTCCGCCAATGACTGGATGCAGCAGATCTTGACCCTGGTCATGGTTCCTCAGAATGCGCTGACGATCAGCCCGATGAAGGCCACCAGCCCTCCGCCTGTAAACAACCAGCCCCACCACGGCAGCATTTCTGAGCGGTGGGATCTGCGGTTCGCAGGCTTGTTGGCGCGGATCAGCGCGTCTTCGGCCATGCCGGGCAGCAGCGGACCAAAACGGGAGAGAACGCGCACGGTCGTTGCAATGTCGCGCAAGACGGCCTGAGGGCCGAGATTGTCACGAATGTAGTCCTCGACAACCGGCTTGGCGGTTTCCCACATGTTCATTGCCGGGTTGAGGCTGCGGGCCACCCCTTCGACCACCACCATCGTGCGTTGCAACAGGATGAGTTCGGTACGGGTCTCCATGCCGAAACGTTCCGTGACGTCGAACAGATGGGCCAGGAGCTTGGCCATTGATATTCGCCGCGCATCCTGCCCAAAGATCGGTTCACCAACGGAGCGCAGTGCCTGAGCGAAAGCGTCCATGTCCCTATCCGCCGGCACGTAGCCTGCTTCGAAATGCACTTCGGCCACGCGATGATAGTCTCGCCGCAGAAAGCCGATCAGAATCTCGGCGTAGACGCGGCGGGTATAGGCGTCGATCCGTCCCATGATGCCGAAATCCAACGCAATGACGTCACCGTTGGGGGCAAGCTTCAGGTTGCCCTGGTGCATATCTCCGTGAAAGAATCCGTCGCGCAGGGCGATCTTAAGGAACATCTGCAGCACCCGCTCGGACAGACGGATGAGGTCGGCGCCCTGTGCTGCCAGAGCCGGGACGTCGCCGAATTTTGTGCCTTCGGCCCAGTCCAGTGTCATCACCCGACGGGCGGAAAGATGCCAGATCACTTCCGGAACCTGGAAGCCTTCGTCCTTCAGCGTGTTGGAGCGGAATTCGTCGGCCGCGGCAGCTTCCATTCGCAGGTCGAGTTCACCGACGACGACACTTTCGAAATGCTCGATCACATCCATCGGCCGCAACCGGCGGGCTGACGGTGAGAGCAGTTCGACCATCCGGGCCGCGAAGTAGAAGGCATCGACGTCGCGCAGGAAGGCACGTTCGATACCCGGACGCAAAACCTTTACGGCGACGGTGCGCCCAGTTTCCCGCTCCACCGCCTGATGGACCTGCGCCAGCGAAGCCGCGGCGATGGGCGGATCGAAGCGTGAGAAGATCTCTTCCACCGGTTGACCGAGTTCGTGGGCAACGGATTTTTTTGCCGTCTCCATATCGAAGGGCGGCAGCGCGTCCTGCAGCATTTTCAACTCATCTGCCAGTTCATCGCCCATCACATCCGGACGCGTGGACATGATCTGCCCGAACTTGATGTAGGCCGGGCCGAGAGCCGTGAGTGCGCGGGAGATCGGCGGCAGGTTCGGATCGCCGGCATAGCCCAGCCAAGCGAACGGCCAGCCCAGCACGCGGGCGGCAATGCGGAGGGACCGCGGGGCATCCAGTGCCTCAAGCGCCAGACGCATGGCGCCGGAGCGTTCGAATGTCGCGCCGGTGCGGATCAGCCGCCAAATATTGTGCGGACCTCTCAAATCTTCCAGCCCGAATGCAGGCACGCAATGCCCATCGACAGGTTGCGATAGCTGACCTGTCCGAATCCCGCGGTACGGATCATGGAGGCAAAGGTCTCCTGATCGGGAAATTTGCGAATGGACTCTACGAGATATTGATAGCTTTCACTGTCGTTGGCGATCGCCTTGCCAAGGCGGGGGATGACGTTGAAAGAATAGAGGTCATAGAGCTTCTGCATCCCCTGGTTTGGTAGCTGGCTAAATTCCAGCACCATCAGGCGCCCGCCGGGCCGAAGCACGCGGAAGGCTTCGGAGAGGGCGTCTCCAATCCGTGTAACATTCCTGATGCCGAAGGAGATCGTGTAGGTGTCGAAGCTGTTGTCTTCGAACGGCAGTGCCATCGCGTCGCCTACCACCCAATCGAGCACGCCGGCGTGCTTGCGCGTCTGCGCCCTGCGCTCGCCCTCACGCAGCATGTCCTCCGTCATGTCGAGCACGGTCGCACGGGCATCATCCTGCACTCGGTCCAGATAACGAAAGGCAATATCGCCGGTGCCGCCGGCTACGTCCAGAAGGTGCGTTCCGGGGCGCGGCGCAAGCCAATCCATCATCGCATCCTTCCAGATTCGGTGGATGCCGAGGCTCATGGCATCGTTCATCACGTCATACTTGGAGGCGACGCTGGAAAAGACACCGTGCACCATGCCGGCCTTCTCATCTTCCGGCACGTCCCGGAAGCCGAAATGTGTGGTGCGCTCGTCTGCCATCTGCCTGCCCTCTGCCACGATTTGTGGCAGACTATAGGGTGCGGACCGGAAAGAACAATTCCGCGCTTTTGTCGCGGGGTCGGCCCTGACAACGAAGTCGCGAAGGCTGAGTTGAAAGACCCGCTTTCAATTCCAGATGGAAAACACGGTACATGAGTGAAAAATGAACATATTTCGTTTCGTCTCTGGCTGTAAAAATGCCGTATTCCCGGCGTCCGTTGAAGACCGCTGCGTTCGCGGCGGGTCGATGGTCGTTGCAACTTTTTCCTGTGCCGTGTTCAGTCCAGGCACCGGAAAGGGCAGTCGCCCCGCTAGCGAATTCTGCCTGCGTTGTTCCTGCACAAGGTTTCGGTTCACCGAAGCCGGGGGCGAATTGGTTGAATTGAGATTTTAGATGCCCGAGTTACCAGAGGTCGAAACGGTCAGGCGCGGTTTGAAACCCGCCATGGAAGGCCAATCCATAGCCCGAACGGAAGTGCGTCGCCCGGATCTGCGCTGGCGCTTTCCCGACCGTATGGCGGAACGTTTGTCGGGCGTTCGCGTTAACAACCTGCGGCGCCGTTCCAAGGTGCTGATACTTGATCTCGATAGTCGTGAGTCACTTCTCGTGCATCTCGGCATGTCGGGCCGGATGCTGATTGAGGGCGAGATGCCGGGGGGCTTTCATCTCCCTCAGTCGGCTCCGGGCAAGCATGACCATGTCATCTTCAATATGGAATCTGGTACCCGTATCACCTTCAACGATCCGCGACGGTTCGGTGCCATGGATCTCTGGCCCACCTTCGCCCTCGACAAGCACCGCTTTTTTCGGAAACTTGGGCCGGAACCGTTGAGCAACAATTTCAATGGTCCGTATTTGGTGGAGCGCTTGCAGGGAAAGAAGGCACCGATCAAGGCGGCTCTGCTTGATCAGCGCATCGTCTGCGGCCTCGGCAATATATATGTATGCGAGGCGTTGTGGCGCTCCGGTATCGCACCGACACTACCCGCCGGCGACGTTACCGAAGATCGTTTGGAGGCACTGATCGGCCATATCCGCACAACACTGGAAGAGGCCATCGAGGCGGGAGGTTCCTCGCTGAAGGATTACCGAAAGGCGGATGGCGAACTTGGATACTTCCAGCATAGTTTCGCCGTTTACGGCAGGGAAGGCGAGCCCTGCCAGCGAAAAGGATGCGCGGGTTCCATCGACCGCATCGCGCAATCCGGCCGCTCGACATTCTGTTGCCTGACCTGCCAAACCTGATACCGGGCGGGGCGGACGAACAATATTTTCGCAGCACTCCGGCACCACAGGCGGCCCATGTTTCATCGCTCGCGCAGAGGCTTGCGCCGCTTGGCATCCGTGATAAGCATGGGCACTCAGGCGTATCGCAAGGGGTGACCCATGGCTTTTGAAACGATCCTCACGGAAATCGACGACCATATCGGCACCATCAGGCTCAACCGACCGGATGCGCTGAATGCGCTCAACGCGCAGCTTCTGCAGGAGCTTGGCAAGGCTCTGGCGTCGATGGATGACAACGACAAGGTGCGTGTGATCATCCTCACCGGATCCGAGAAGGCCTTCGCCGCAGGTGCTGACATCAAGGAGATGAGCGACAAGTCGTTTGTGGAGATGTTCGGCTCCGATTACTTCGGCCCGGAGGTCGAGGCGATGCTGAAGGTTCGCAAGCCCATTATTGCCGCTGTCGCCGGTTACGCACTCGGCGGCGGCTGTGAGCTGGCAATGATGTGCGACTTCATCATCGCAGCGGACAATGCCAAGTTCGGCCAGCCGGAAATCAATCTCGGCGTTATCGCCGGTATTGGCGGCACCCAGCGCCTGACCCGGTTCGTCGGCAAGTCCAAAAGTATGGAAATGCACCTGACAGGCCGGATGATGGATGCCGACGAGGCGGAACGCTCCGGCCTTGTCACGCGGGTCGTGCCCGCGAAGGATCTGATGGCCGATGCACAGAAGACTGCCGCCAAGATCGCAGAGAAATCGCCGCTTTCGGTGCTTGCTGCCAAGGAAGCGGTCAATCGTGCCTATGAGACGACGCTGCGTGAGGGCCTGTTGTTTGAGCGACGCCTCTTTCATGCGATGTTCGCCACGGAGGACCAGACGGAGGGAATGCAGGCCTTCGCCGAAAAGCGCACCCCGCAATTTCGCGGTAACTAGACCCGCCGAACCCTGCAAATTATTGGTTCATGGGCGTTGACTCGTACTTGCTCTCGGTTTAGAGACGCGCTTCATCTTATCAACAGTTAAGAACCGGAATGTAGAACATGGCAAATACGCCTGGATCCAGAAAGCGCGTACGCAAGGCCATTCGCCGTACCGAGATCAACAAGTCCCGCCGCACCCGCGTGCGCGGATTCCTGCGCACTGTCGAAGAGGCGATCGCCTCCGGTGATGCGGACAAGGCCAGCGCAGCCCTGAAGGCAGCGCAGCCCGAGTTGATGCGCAGCGTCACGAAGGGTATCCTTCACAAGAACACGGCGTCGCGGAAAATGTCCCGCCTGTCCGCACGCGTGAAGGCGCTCGGCGCAACCGCCTGACCCAAGGTCATTACCTGTTACGTTTTCGCGCGCCCTAAGGGGCGCGTTATTTTTTGGTAACAGAAATGTAATGTTCTCTTTTCGGTCCCGTTGCCCGAATCTCCGAACAACTTTAGAAAACTCGGACCTGCCCCGACGGCGGACGGGTTCAAGCATGAGAAATTCCGAACAAGTAAAACTGTCTCGAAAGGGATGGTTTATTTGCATTTATATTATGGAATTACTTGTGTGATGCGAATCTCAAACCGGGTGATCTAACTTTCCGTCAAGTCTTTCTTGTCGTTGAAAGCGCGGTGCTTCGCGACATAGAGTAACTGCAGCAAGTGATATTGGGCAACGAGAGGTGGATCGAAGATGACGACGGAAGCGCCCGCAAACGTTACAGAAATGTCGCCGGAAACGGCATATGCGGCGCTGACGGACGATTCGAACGCGATTCTCGTGGATGTTCGTACCCGTCCCGAATGGACTTTCGTGGGCGTGCCTGATCTTTCCTCAATTTCCCGGCAGGCTCATCTGGTGGAGTGGCGTGCGTTCCCCGACATGATGGTCAATGAGGCTTTTACGGAGCAGGTCGTCGCCGCTGCCGGCGGTACCTTGCCCGAACAGATATTCTTTATCTGCCGTTCCGGCGCCCGCTCGATGGAAGCGGCCCGCGCCGTTGCCGGTTTCGCCGCCGCGCAGGGTCTGCACTCCATGTGCGTGAACGTGGCCGAGGGATTCGAGGGTGATCTCAACCACGATCGGCACCGCGGAGGTTTGAACGGCTGGAAGGCCCGCGGCCTTCCTTGGCTGCAAAGCTGACGAGCCGATATGCATAGGGGAGTTGCCGTCTGCCCCGGTGAGTGACGGCGTTTTCGATGCCCGCGCAAAGCGGAAAACAGAAACAACAATCGGGGTAGTCATGTCTGCAGACCTTTGGCCGCGTGTTTGCGAGGAATTGCGTATTGTGATCGGTCAGGATGCCTTCTCGCACTGGATCGACCCTCTGCAGTTTCGTGGTTGCGAGGACGGGGTGGCACGTCTGGCGGCCCCGACGCCTTTCATCGGCAACTGGGTTTCGCAGCATTATGGTGAGCGTATACAGAAGCTCATCTGCAAGTCCGGCACGCCTGTCGTGCGTCTCGATTTCACGGTCTTGGACCAGCGCATGGCAAGGGCCCCGGCGGTCCCGGCAAATTCGGAGAAACCGGCCCGTTACGCAGGTGCAGCGGCCCAAGCGCCGGTGGCCACATCCATCGTCCGTCCGGCAGATACAGAATTGCCGGGCTCGCCGCTCGATCCGAAGTACAAGTTCGACAATTTCGTTGTCGGCAAACCAAATGAGTTGGCCCACGCTGCAGCCCGCCGTGTCTCGGAACCCGGCCCCGTTACCTTCAACCCGCTGTTCCTCTATGGCGGTGTCGGCCTCGGGAAGACCCACCTCATGCATGCCATCGCCTGGCAAATACAGGAGACCCAGCCGGAGGCCCGCGTGCTCTACCTTTCGGCAGAACAGTTCATGTACCGTTTTGTCCAGGCCCTGCGCTTCAAGGACATGCACGGCTTCAAGCAACTGTTTCGCTCCGTCGATGTGCTCATGGTCGATGACGTGCAGTTCATCGGAGGGAAGGATTCCACGCAGGAAGAATTCTTTCACACGTTCAACGCGCTGGTCGACCAGGGCCGTCAGATCGTCATCACTTCGGACCGGCCTCCAAACGAAATCCAGGGAATCGAGGATCGCATCATTTCCCGTCTGCAGAGTGGCCTCGTTGTCGATGTTCATCCGACGGACTACGAACTCCGCCTCGGCATCCTTCAGTCCAAGGCCGAGGCACAGGCCCGCCTGCATCCGGGAATTGAGGTCGATCACGGCATCTTTGAGTACCTCGCCATGCGGATAAGTTCCAATGTCCGCGTGCTTGAGGGGGCACTGACACGCCTCTTCGCCTTCGCCTCGCTTGTCGGCCGCCGGATCGACATGGAGATGGCGCAGGAATGCCTTTCCGATATTCTTCGCGCTTCCGAGCGCAAGGTCACGATCGATGAAATCATCCGCAAAGTGGCGGAACACTACAATGTCCGCATGGCGGACCTGCTCGGCCCGCGCCGCGCGCGTTCCGTCTCCCGCCCACGGCAGGTTGCGATGTTCCTGTCGAAGAATCTCACCACCAAGTCCCTGCCCGAAATCGGTCGCCGGTTCGGCGGCCGTGACCATACCACCGTCATCCACGCGGTGAAGAAGGTCGAGGAACTGCGCACCATCGATGCCCAGATCAGCGACGATGTCGAACTGTTGCGCAGGATGCTGGAAGCCTGATCCGAAACCGGGTCCGCATTGCAACATTTTGTGGCCGGGCATTGGTTTTCCCCTAGATTTTTCATTGAATCTCGCCCCCGTTTCGCTAACGTCAGGGTCCGTTTGCACGCGAGAAAAAGAGGACCCGGGGGCCCAT of the Algicella marina genome contains:
- a CDS encoding ribonuclease HII; the encoded protein is MVACAVILDPANVPVGLKDSKLVSKARREVLAAEVLATADVGLGEASVAEIDRLNILQATYLAMRRAVAGLSSSPHFALIDGNRIPPDFPCPAQAIVKGDNLSASIAAASIVAKVARDRMMVALAQQYPGYGWETNAGYGVKLHQQALQSLGITPHHRRSFKPIHKILCEEI
- a CDS encoding phosphoribosylanthranilate isomerase, with translation MTRVKICCIQSLAEAQLALSAGADMLGLVGEMPSGPGPIPDARIAEIARAVQVETALLTAATQADDIIAHATRCPTTAIQLVDRVATRDIRLLREALPKRQIIQVIHVNGPSAVDNARDVWDHADALLLDSGSPNKAVKELGGTGRVHDWKISAEIVRECPVPVWLAGGLRPDNVVEAIRAVRPFGVDVCSGLRRAMVLNRDLLDLFIAAVSRA
- the ubiB gene encoding 2-polyprenylphenol 6-hydroxylase, producing the protein MRGPHNIWRLIRTGATFERSGAMRLALEALDAPRSLRIAARVLGWPFAWLGYAGDPNLPPISRALTALGPAYIKFGQIMSTRPDVMGDELADELKMLQDALPPFDMETAKKSVAHELGQPVEEIFSRFDPPIAAASLAQVHQAVERETGRTVAVKVLRPGIERAFLRDVDAFYFAARMVELLSPSARRLRPMDVIEHFESVVVGELDLRMEAAAADEFRSNTLKDEGFQVPEVIWHLSARRVMTLDWAEGTKFGDVPALAAQGADLIRLSERVLQMFLKIALRDGFFHGDMHQGNLKLAPNGDVIALDFGIMGRIDAYTRRVYAEILIGFLRRDYHRVAEVHFEAGYVPADRDMDAFAQALRSVGEPIFGQDARRISMAKLLAHLFDVTERFGMETRTELILLQRTMVVVEGVARSLNPAMNMWETAKPVVEDYIRDNLGPQAVLRDIATTVRVLSRFGPLLPGMAEDALIRANKPANRRSHRSEMLPWWGWLFTGGGLVAFIGLIVSAF
- the ubiE gene encoding bifunctional demethylmenaquinone methyltransferase/2-methoxy-6-polyprenyl-1,4-benzoquinol methylase UbiE, encoding MADERTTHFGFRDVPEDEKAGMVHGVFSSVASKYDVMNDAMSLGIHRIWKDAMMDWLAPRPGTHLLDVAGGTGDIAFRYLDRVQDDARATVLDMTEDMLREGERRAQTRKHAGVLDWVVGDAMALPFEDNSFDTYTISFGIRNVTRIGDALSEAFRVLRPGGRLMVLEFSQLPNQGMQKLYDLYSFNVIPRLGKAIANDSESYQYLVESIRKFPDQETFASMIRTAGFGQVSYRNLSMGIACLHSGWKI
- the mutM gene encoding bifunctional DNA-formamidopyrimidine glycosylase/DNA-(apurinic or apyrimidinic site) lyase — translated: MPELPEVETVRRGLKPAMEGQSIARTEVRRPDLRWRFPDRMAERLSGVRVNNLRRRSKVLILDLDSRESLLVHLGMSGRMLIEGEMPGGFHLPQSAPGKHDHVIFNMESGTRITFNDPRRFGAMDLWPTFALDKHRFFRKLGPEPLSNNFNGPYLVERLQGKKAPIKAALLDQRIVCGLGNIYVCEALWRSGIAPTLPAGDVTEDRLEALIGHIRTTLEEAIEAGGSSLKDYRKADGELGYFQHSFAVYGREGEPCQRKGCAGSIDRIAQSGRSTFCCLTCQT
- a CDS encoding enoyl-CoA hydratase codes for the protein MAFETILTEIDDHIGTIRLNRPDALNALNAQLLQELGKALASMDDNDKVRVIILTGSEKAFAAGADIKEMSDKSFVEMFGSDYFGPEVEAMLKVRKPIIAAVAGYALGGGCELAMMCDFIIAADNAKFGQPEINLGVIAGIGGTQRLTRFVGKSKSMEMHLTGRMMDADEAERSGLVTRVVPAKDLMADAQKTAAKIAEKSPLSVLAAKEAVNRAYETTLREGLLFERRLFHAMFATEDQTEGMQAFAEKRTPQFRGN
- the rpsT gene encoding 30S ribosomal protein S20, translating into MANTPGSRKRVRKAIRRTEINKSRRTRVRGFLRTVEEAIASGDADKASAALKAAQPELMRSVTKGILHKNTASRKMSRLSARVKALGATA
- a CDS encoding rhodanese-like domain-containing protein: MTTEAPANVTEMSPETAYAALTDDSNAILVDVRTRPEWTFVGVPDLSSISRQAHLVEWRAFPDMMVNEAFTEQVVAAAGGTLPEQIFFICRSGARSMEAARAVAGFAAAQGLHSMCVNVAEGFEGDLNHDRHRGGLNGWKARGLPWLQS
- the dnaA gene encoding chromosomal replication initiator protein DnaA, giving the protein MSADLWPRVCEELRIVIGQDAFSHWIDPLQFRGCEDGVARLAAPTPFIGNWVSQHYGERIQKLICKSGTPVVRLDFTVLDQRMARAPAVPANSEKPARYAGAAAQAPVATSIVRPADTELPGSPLDPKYKFDNFVVGKPNELAHAAARRVSEPGPVTFNPLFLYGGVGLGKTHLMHAIAWQIQETQPEARVLYLSAEQFMYRFVQALRFKDMHGFKQLFRSVDVLMVDDVQFIGGKDSTQEEFFHTFNALVDQGRQIVITSDRPPNEIQGIEDRIISRLQSGLVVDVHPTDYELRLGILQSKAEAQARLHPGIEVDHGIFEYLAMRISSNVRVLEGALTRLFAFASLVGRRIDMEMAQECLSDILRASERKVTIDEIIRKVAEHYNVRMADLLGPRRARSVSRPRQVAMFLSKNLTTKSLPEIGRRFGGRDHTTVIHAVKKVEELRTIDAQISDDVELLRRMLEA